A window from Drosophila kikkawai strain 14028-0561.14 chromosome 2L, DkikHiC1v2, whole genome shotgun sequence encodes these proteins:
- the Tom70 gene encoding mitochondrial import receptor subunit TOM70: MAMSLSIGSMKLNKWQVALLLGTPLAIGLGTYAVKRWTAAPGGKATDVDGEEKKRVKGKIEQQGISLDGTAPDKDLERKKKSAELGEELSPLKEATNYKNEGNICYRNGKYDEAINFYDKAIDKCPKEHRTDMAIFYQNRAASYEMLKKWSKVKEDCTASLEYNPRYAKAYYRRARAYEATKDMMECLDDVTATCILEMFQNNQTIMFADRVLKETGRMDAEKGMLTRVPVVPSACFVNTYMRSFIADPLQTLELPPAQDTESTPAKGFLRARQAYLKEKFDDIIPACTEEIESSEAEAQYKVEALLMRGTFHLLCGSYTESEQDFNAILQNVDADPTMRAYAYLKRAALYVQLDQREKGLADFEEAEKLKPDNPDVFHQRAQILLLLEQIEPALAEFDKAVRLAPNHPIAFVQKCYAEYRLSLLAGDQRRLEAVMRSFEQAIERFPSCVECYSLMAQVLSDQQQFNQAQEYYEKAMRMAPTSSTLIVHQAIMVLQWRGDVETAVKLLNKAIEVDPKCELAYETLGTVEVQRAQLKNAVDLFEKALLYAKSQAELVHVYSLRNAAMAQINVTKKLGIDMNTVSAMAQTGMMPQGV, from the exons ATGGCGATGTCTCTCAGCATTGGCTCGATGAAGCTGAACAAGTGGCAGGTGGCGCTACTCCTCGGCACTCCCCTGGCCATTGGGCTGGGCACATATGCGGTCAAGCGCTGGACCGCTGCGCCCGGTGGAAAGGCCACGGATGTTGACGGGGAGGAGAAGAAACGCGTCAAGGGCAAGATCGAGCAGCAGGGCATCTCCCTCGACGGCACCGCACCTGACAAGGACCTGGAGCGGAAGAAAAAGTCAGCCGAGCTGGGAGAGGAGCTGTCGCCGCTGAAGGAAGCCACAAACTACAAGAACGAGGGCAACATCTGCTACCGGAACGGGAAATACGACGAGGCGATCAACTTTTACGACAAGGCCATCGACAAGTGTCCCAAGGAGCATCGAACTGACATGGCCATATTCTACCAGAACCGCGCCGCTTCCTATGAAATGCTCAAGAAGTGGTCCAAGGTGAAGGAGGACTGCACCGCCTCCCTGGAGTATAATCCGCGCTATGCCAAGGCCTACTATCGTCGTGCCCGCGCCTACGAGGCCACTAAAGACATGATGGAGTGCCTGGACGATGTCACCGCCACCTGCATTCTCGAGATGTTTCAGAACAACCAGACCATCATGTTCGCGGACCGCGTCCTCAAGGAGACGGGTCGCATGGATGCCGAGAAGGGAATGCTCACCAGGGTGCCCGTTGTGCCGTCGGCCTGTTTCGTCAATACCTACATGCGTTCCTTTATTGCGGATCCACTGCAGACCTTGGAACTCCCGCCCGCCCAAGATACAGAGTCGACACCAGCAAAGGGATTCCTGAGGGCAAGGCAAGCCTACCTAAAGGAGAAGTTCGACGACATCATACCCGCCTGCACCGAGGAGATTGAGTCGTCGGAAGCGGAGGCCCAGTACAAGGTCGAGGCGCTGCTCATGCGCGGCACCTTCCACCTCCTGTGCGGCTCCTACACAGAGAGCGAGCAGGACTTTAATGCCATCCTACAAAATG TCGATGCTGACCCCACAATGCGAGCCTATGCCTACCTTAAGCGAGCCGCTCTCTACGTTCAGCTGGACCAGCGCGAGAAGGGCCTGGCCGACTTTGAGGAGGCGGAGAAGCTGAAGCCCGATAACCCAGATGTGTTCCACCAGCGTGCCCAaattctgttgctgctggagcAGATCGAGCCTGCGTTGGCCGAATTCGACAAGGCTGTGCGCCTTGCGCCTAACCATCCCATTGCCTTCGTCCAGAAGTGTTACGCCGAGTACAGACTGTCGCTGCTGGCCGGGGACCAGAGGCGTTTGGAGGCCGTGATGCGCAGCTTTGAACAGGCAATTGAACGGTTCCCAAGCTGCGTCGAGTGCTACAGCCTGATGGCCCAAGTGCTGTCCGACCAGCAGCAGTTCAATCAGGCGCAGGAGTACTACGAGAAGGCCATGCGAATGGCTCCAACAAGCTCGACCCTCATCGTCCATCAGGCCATCATGGTTCTACAGTGGCGCGGCGACGTCGAGACGGCTGTTAAGCTGCTCAACAAGGCCATCGAGGTAGATCCAAAGTGTGAGCTGGCCTACGAGACCCTGGGAACGGTAGAAGTGCAGCGGGCGCAGCTGAAAAACGCCGTCGATCTCTTCGAGAAGGCCCTGCTGTACGCCAAGAGCCAGGCGGAGCTGGTGCATGTCTACTCGCTGCGAAATGCGGCGATGGCCCAGATCAATGTCACCAAGAAGCTGGGAATCGACATGAACACGGTGTCGGCCATGGCCCAGACAGGCATGATGCCGCAGGGAGTGTAG
- the LOC108082230 gene encoding sialin, with product MLPAVEQKLSDLFLYLEVKQRVVLCCFTLLAIINAYTMRLCLDFSMDRIVAECNGVQDRFSSDGIVLNPKALPNWRLELAMHLNLTKNHFINRLKAGWDRNQDKVPKNGRRNHRRRSSRESVTSKHSPERISCSELWSLQTQSLVFMAFYAGYMITHVPGGLLAERYGGKWVLSVSILTSAVLTLLTPTAVRSGGPYILIGVRLMMGLCEGPCFPAVCALLAQWVPEQERGLMATCVLSGGEIGITMVQLVSGLVMAEQDWPLGFYLVGGGAIFWFLGFTLVCYSTPDLCPYIQSEERDYIKIHTSGSLLLVATRERVARDAPDAEEPTREEADNEDTLMTNPPTTPWRSMLTSKPLWALISASIQHDWSKQDLPKELHMVLEKVRSHGSGLWEELAATLTVTAPHIGNWLASLTTGQLSDFLIAQQILSRTQTRRLMSWLVFICGSMHMVQMKMKGAQIWSILAMGAYNASVKPLPLDMSPNYAGTLMGISGGLGALPGLLMPYLEQLEEDYALVGSVRAALWIIAASYISGDVQDFNQPEVEPQ from the exons ATGCTGCCCGCTGTTGAACAGAAGCTTAGCGATTTGTTTCTTT ATCTGGAGGTCAAGCAGCGCGTGGTGCTCTGCTGCTTCACCCTCTTGGCCATTATAAACGCCTATACGATGCGACTGTGTCTGGACTTTTCGATGGACCGCATTGTCGCCGAGTGCAACGGGGTCCAGGATAGATTCAGTTCCGACGGAATAGTGCTTAATCCAAAGGCCCTGCCCAACTGGCGGCTGGAACTGGCCATGCACCTAAACCTGacaaaaaatcattttataaaTAGACTAAAAGCGGGATGGGATCGGAATCAGGATAAGGTGCCCAAGAACGGTCGAAGGAACCACCGTAGAAGGAGCAGCCGGGAGAGTGTCACATCGAAACATTCCCCTGAACGAATTAGCTGCTCGGAGCTGTGGTCCCTCCAAACCCAATCATTGGTGTTCATGGCTTTCTATGCCGGCTACATGATCACCCACGTTCCCGGCGGACTTTTAGCGGAGCGATATGGCGGCAAATGGGTTCTCAGTGTGTCCATCCTTACGTCGGCGGTGCTGACTCTCCTTACTCCGACCGCAGTGCGTAGCGGAGGTCCCTATATTCTGATCGGAGTCCGTCTCATGATGGGGCTTTGCGAAGGTCCCTGCTTTCCCGCAGTCTGCGCTTTATTGGCTCAATGGGTGCCTGAGCAAGAGCGCGGATTGATGGCCACTTGCGTACTGAGCGGCGGAGAGATTGGCATCACAATGGTTCAATTGGTCAGCGGATTGGTGATGGCCGAACAGGACTGGCCTCTGGGGTTTTATCTGGTTGGCGGTGGTGCTATATTCTGGTTCCTGGGTTTC ACTCTTGTTTGCTATAGCACGCCGGATCTCTGTCCGTACATCCAGAGCGAGGAGCGGGACTACATCAAAATCCACACAAGCGGTTCTCTGCTGCTGGTCGCCACTCGAGAAAGGGTGGCCAGAGATGCCCCGGACGCAGAGGAACCCACCAGAGAGGAAGCAGACAATGAAGACACTTTAATGACCAACCCTCCGACAACACCTTGGCGAAGCATGCTCACCAGCAAACCGCTGTGGGCCCTTATCTCCGCCTCAATTCAGCATGATTGGAGCAAGCAGGATCTGCCCAAGGAGCTGCATATGGTGTTGGAAAAGGTACGGTCGCATGGCAGCGGGCTGTGGGAGGAACTCGCCGCCACACTTACAGTGACAGCTCCGCACATTGGCAATTGGTTGGCCTCGCTGACCACGGGTCAGCTGAGTGATTTTCTCATTGCCCAGCAGATCCTCAGTCGCACGCAGACCCGCCGTCTGATGTCCTGGCTGGTCTTTATATGCGGATCCATGCACATGGTGCAGATGAAGATGAAGGGCGCTCAGATCTGGAGTATTCTGGCCATGGGTGCCTATAATGCTAGCGTCAAACCCCTGCCGCTGGACATGAGCCCGAACTATGCTGGAACTCTGATGGGTATTTCGGGTGGACTTGGAGCTCTGCCGGGCCTCCTGATGCCCTATCTGGAGCAGCTGGAAGAGGACTATGCTTTGGTGGGCAGCGTGCGAGCTGCGCTCTGGATAATCGCCGCCAGCTACATCTCGGGCGATGTGCAGGACTTTAACCAACCGGAAGTGGAGCCACAATAA
- the LOC108082120 gene encoding uncharacterized protein, with amino-acid sequence MSAYEEMSAKTSRRLSPVWFLVITMLLFVTTLTAVAVIEAGRAQTPAAGESDLLILTRMWNHFKAGAENDTEVATVERIAREAGNSTDPPRTPGQGRNFYEEQQAVVVNAESMDPVMGQRQDAYGPPQSREDSYDQDPYYDVADDYGPGRYPYPESREQPAEEDVLSSPESGEGRASQARPYDSFYAPWSYAKKPAPVATHPAAEGNNRKLQATPNRSPYPAYDEVYDYPMGFQPRPHPETQMAKQSQPAPENAVAPQAQSESTLVTVLKSLKQIWDLYQALMSAWNAVSERHQQSTEKFRKEQAQKQAEKDRLRQQQQQKTRINSKKPARVEGDKKNQSKKPNTTTTKSTSTTTSTTTSAPDSSEEEEEEQQQQAEKVVKVEAATPSAPSSAKVESRKGEKASLRSVRGLRQRRDAETEDKADTDVGEGRYIKGDPLKGYYDFVITEGSYKFWAVFQVGTALLIIYSTFAAIYYSKVNPLTSDYDYTDYLGGVRSLSGGDADFVDDGDAATPPVSTTSRILEWIPRTTHSVKFILDAIDKMPLDHDKAKEPGWSTDQATGMR; translated from the exons ATGTCCGCCTACGAAGAGATGTCAGCGAAGACGTCGCGGCGTCTCTCGCCAGTTTGGTTTCTAGTGATCACTATGCTCCTGTTTGTGACTACCTTAACGGCGGTAGCTGTTATCGAAGCTGGACGCGCACAGACCCCAGCCGCCGGCGAGAGCGATCTTCTGATCCTTACACGCATGTGGAATCACTTTAAGGCAGGTGCCGAGAACGATACGGAAGTCGCCACCGTGGAGCGAATTGCTCGGGAAGCTGGCAATTCCACAGATCCGCCTAGGACGCCTGGGCAGGGCAGAAACTTCTacgaggagcagcaggcgGTGGTGGTGAATGCGGAGAGCATGGATCCAGTGATGGGCCAGCGTCAAGATGCCTACGGGCCGCCCCAGAGCAGAGAGGACTCCTACGACCAGGACCCCTACTACGATGTGGCGGACGACTATGGACCAGGACGTTACCCCTATCCAGAGTCCAGGGAGCAGCCTGCTGAGGAGGATGTCTTATCATCGCCGGAGTCGGGTGAGGGCAGGGCGTCGCAGGCTCGTCCATATGATTCCTTCTACGCTCCCTGGTCGTATGCAAAGAAACCGGCTCCAGTGGCCACACATCCTGCGGCTGAGGGGAATAACAGGAAGCTGCAGGCTACGCCCAATAG GTCCCCTTATCCTGCCTACGATGAGGTCTACGACTATCCCATGGGCTTCCAGCCGCGTCCACATCCAGAAACACAGATGGCCAAACAATCTCAACCCGCTCCCGAAAATGCAGTGGCCCCCCAGGCTCAGAGCGAGTCCACTCTGGTCACCGTGCTGAAGAGTCTCAAGCAGATCTGGGATCTGTATCAGGCTCTGATGAGCGCCTGGAACGCTGTTAGCGAACGTCATCAGCAGAGCACAGAGAAGTTCCGCAAGGAACAAGCACAGAAGCAGGCGGAGAAGGATCGACtacgtcagcagcagcagcagaaaacgAGGATCAACTCCAAGAAACCAGCAAGGGTGGAGGGAGACAAGAAGAACCAGAGCAAGAAGCCCAACACAACGACTACAAAGTCTACAAGCACGACTACTTCCACCACGACATCGGCTCCAGACAGCtccgaagaggaggaggaggagcagcagcagcaggcggagAAGGTGGTGAAAGTTGAGGCGGCCACACCATCGGCTCCATCATCAGCCAAAGTGGAATCACGCAAGGGCGAGAAAGCTAGCTTGAGGTCGGTGAGAGGTTTGCGGCAGAGAAGAGATGCCGAGACGGAGGACAAGGCTGACACGGATGTGGGCGAAGGTCGCTACATCAAGGGCGATCCCCTTAAGGGTTACTATGACTTTGTCATCACGGAGGGTTCCTACAAGTTTTGGGCTGTCTTTCAG GTGGGCACAGCACTGCTGATTATCTACTCAACATTCGCCGCCATTTACTACTCCAAGGTGAATCCGCTGACCAGTGACTACGATTACACCGACTACCTAGGCGGCGTGCGCTCTCTGTCTGGCGGCGATGCCGATTTTGTGGACGACGGTGATGCGGCGACACCACCCGTATCGACCACCTCCCGCATCCTGGAGTGGATTCCACGGACGACGCACTccgttaaatttattttggatGCCATCGACAAGATGCCTTTGGATCATGACAAGGCCAAGGAGCCCGGCTGGTCCACAGACCAAGCGACGGGCATGAGATAG
- the LOC108082255 gene encoding endoplasmic reticulum lectin 1 isoform X1, with translation MNSVHRRLTKLTLVLALLSAAAAHEAKDFDDSILYKIDFEVPELIGQPDLGNQLRTFYTPDKEKYECLIPTFERQKEEKKSDKPELSPISLLQPIFSALTCSYRIEAYWSYEICHGHHVRQYHEEREGKNIKFQEFYLGKWGDDKTELLSKTWAAELKDGGKPKYKTLKIDNTRYPYFEMEFNDGTMCEIIDSPRTTMVRYVCYPHGKDDIYSFKETSSCNYEAIILTSALCVIPGFHAEETKELSIKCFNSETEPHRPLSMLRSELSEWAESETDLLVSKEKESKPPAKLWPKAEGDMVTFKYSGDVDKIILELMSNGDLEVDGDYQQLLLSRTAGGSMPTPISDLTPIKEFVSGKNCLTGGNGWWKYEFCYGRHVRQFHKDKNSEVELFLGYFSEEAHRQWANTNPDKGARRAGFTSSIWHHYGKGTHCDRTGLPREVDVKLTCTPVTTSGTAVSMYLLEPKTCQYILVVESPTICDLMHYADAHGLVKPENLQKALANDGEKPAPTVSAPSTGRTASEEEEIRS, from the exons ATGAATAGTGTCCACAGAAGATTAACAAAACTAACGCTGGTTCTGGCCCTGCTTTCGGCGGCGGCAGCCCACGAAGCCAAAGATTTTGACGATTCCATTTTGTacaaaattgattttgaagtTCCCGAGTTGATTGGACAGCCA GACTTGGGCAACCAGCTGCGGACGTTCTACACGCCGGATAAGGAGAAGTACGAATGCCTGATTCCCACTTTTGAGCGCCAGAAGGAGGAAAAGAAGTCCGACAAGCCGGAGTTGT CTCCCATTAGCCTGTTGCAGCCCATTTTCTCCGCTCTGACCTGTTCGTACCGCATTGAAGCCTATTGGTCGTACGAAATCTGCCACGGACACCATGTGCGCCAGTACCATGAGGAGCGCGAAGGCAAGAACATCAAGTTTCAGGAATTCTATCTGGGCAAGTGGGGCGACGACAAGACAGAGCTGCTGAGCAAGACGTGGGCGGCCGAACTGAAGGATGGCGGCAAGCCCAAATACAAGACCCTCAAGATCGACAACACACGGTATCCCTACTTCGAGATGGAGTTCAACGATGGCACCATGTGCGAAATTATCGATTCTCCCCGCACCACAATGGTGCGCTATGTGTGCTATCCGCACGGTAAGGACGACATTTACTCGTTCAAGGAGACCTCCTCGTGTAATTATGAAGCCATTATCCTCACCTCGGCGCTGTGCGTCATCCCTGGCTTCCATGCCGAGGAGACCAAGGAGCTGTCCATCAAGTGCTTCAACTCGGAAACTGAGCCGCACAGGCCACTGAGCATGCTACGTTCGGAGCTAAGTGAGTGGGCTGAATCCGAAACGGATTTACTCGTTTCCAAGGAGAAGGAAAGCAAGCCGCCTGCCAAACTCTGGCCAAAGGCCGAGGGAGACATGGTGACGTTCAAGTACAGCGGGGATGTGGATAAGATCATACTGGAGCTAATGAGTAACGGGGACCTCGAGGTGGACGGCGACTATCAGCAGCTTCTGCTTAGCCGAACTGCCGGCGGCTCTATGCCAACTCCTATCAGCGATCTGACGCCCATCAAGGAGTTCGTTTCGGGCAAGAATTGCCTAACTGGG GGAAACGGCTGGTGGAAGTACGAGTTCTGCTATGGGCGTCATGTACGCCAGTTCCACAAGGACAAGAACAGCGAGGTAGAGCTGTTCCTGGGCTATTTCTCGGAGGAGGCTCATCGCCAGTGGGCCAACACCAATCCGGATAAGGGCGCCCGGCGTGCCGGCTTCACATCCTCCATTTGGCATCATTACGGCAAGGGCACCCACTGCGACCGTACTGGACTGCCCCGTGAGGTTGACGTCAAGCTGACCTGCACGCCGGTCACCACCAGCGGCACAGCCGTGTCCATGTATCTGCTGGAGCCGAAGACGTGCCAGTATATTCTGGTCGTTGAATCGCCCACGATCTGTGATCTCATGCATTACGCGGACGCTCATGGCCTGGTGAAGCCGGAGAATCTGCAAAAAGCCCTAGCTAACGACGGCGAGAAGCCGGCCCCAACGGTATCAGCACCTTCCACGGGTCGTACGgccagcgaggaggaggagattcGCTCTTAG
- the LOC108082255 gene encoding endoplasmic reticulum lectin 1 isoform X2, with the protein MNSVHRRLTKLTLVLALLSAAAAHEAKDFDDSILYKIDFEVPELIGQPLRTFYTPDKEKYECLIPTFERQKEEKKSDKPELSPISLLQPIFSALTCSYRIEAYWSYEICHGHHVRQYHEEREGKNIKFQEFYLGKWGDDKTELLSKTWAAELKDGGKPKYKTLKIDNTRYPYFEMEFNDGTMCEIIDSPRTTMVRYVCYPHGKDDIYSFKETSSCNYEAIILTSALCVIPGFHAEETKELSIKCFNSETEPHRPLSMLRSELSEWAESETDLLVSKEKESKPPAKLWPKAEGDMVTFKYSGDVDKIILELMSNGDLEVDGDYQQLLLSRTAGGSMPTPISDLTPIKEFVSGKNCLTGGNGWWKYEFCYGRHVRQFHKDKNSEVELFLGYFSEEAHRQWANTNPDKGARRAGFTSSIWHHYGKGTHCDRTGLPREVDVKLTCTPVTTSGTAVSMYLLEPKTCQYILVVESPTICDLMHYADAHGLVKPENLQKALANDGEKPAPTVSAPSTGRTASEEEEIRS; encoded by the exons ATGAATAGTGTCCACAGAAGATTAACAAAACTAACGCTGGTTCTGGCCCTGCTTTCGGCGGCGGCAGCCCACGAAGCCAAAGATTTTGACGATTCCATTTTGTacaaaattgattttgaagtTCCCGAGTTGATTGGACAGCCA CTGCGGACGTTCTACACGCCGGATAAGGAGAAGTACGAATGCCTGATTCCCACTTTTGAGCGCCAGAAGGAGGAAAAGAAGTCCGACAAGCCGGAGTTGT CTCCCATTAGCCTGTTGCAGCCCATTTTCTCCGCTCTGACCTGTTCGTACCGCATTGAAGCCTATTGGTCGTACGAAATCTGCCACGGACACCATGTGCGCCAGTACCATGAGGAGCGCGAAGGCAAGAACATCAAGTTTCAGGAATTCTATCTGGGCAAGTGGGGCGACGACAAGACAGAGCTGCTGAGCAAGACGTGGGCGGCCGAACTGAAGGATGGCGGCAAGCCCAAATACAAGACCCTCAAGATCGACAACACACGGTATCCCTACTTCGAGATGGAGTTCAACGATGGCACCATGTGCGAAATTATCGATTCTCCCCGCACCACAATGGTGCGCTATGTGTGCTATCCGCACGGTAAGGACGACATTTACTCGTTCAAGGAGACCTCCTCGTGTAATTATGAAGCCATTATCCTCACCTCGGCGCTGTGCGTCATCCCTGGCTTCCATGCCGAGGAGACCAAGGAGCTGTCCATCAAGTGCTTCAACTCGGAAACTGAGCCGCACAGGCCACTGAGCATGCTACGTTCGGAGCTAAGTGAGTGGGCTGAATCCGAAACGGATTTACTCGTTTCCAAGGAGAAGGAAAGCAAGCCGCCTGCCAAACTCTGGCCAAAGGCCGAGGGAGACATGGTGACGTTCAAGTACAGCGGGGATGTGGATAAGATCATACTGGAGCTAATGAGTAACGGGGACCTCGAGGTGGACGGCGACTATCAGCAGCTTCTGCTTAGCCGAACTGCCGGCGGCTCTATGCCAACTCCTATCAGCGATCTGACGCCCATCAAGGAGTTCGTTTCGGGCAAGAATTGCCTAACTGGG GGAAACGGCTGGTGGAAGTACGAGTTCTGCTATGGGCGTCATGTACGCCAGTTCCACAAGGACAAGAACAGCGAGGTAGAGCTGTTCCTGGGCTATTTCTCGGAGGAGGCTCATCGCCAGTGGGCCAACACCAATCCGGATAAGGGCGCCCGGCGTGCCGGCTTCACATCCTCCATTTGGCATCATTACGGCAAGGGCACCCACTGCGACCGTACTGGACTGCCCCGTGAGGTTGACGTCAAGCTGACCTGCACGCCGGTCACCACCAGCGGCACAGCCGTGTCCATGTATCTGCTGGAGCCGAAGACGTGCCAGTATATTCTGGTCGTTGAATCGCCCACGATCTGTGATCTCATGCATTACGCGGACGCTCATGGCCTGGTGAAGCCGGAGAATCTGCAAAAAGCCCTAGCTAACGACGGCGAGAAGCCGGCCCCAACGGTATCAGCACCTTCCACGGGTCGTACGgccagcgaggaggaggagattcGCTCTTAG